Within the Mauremys reevesii isolate NIE-2019 linkage group 2, ASM1616193v1, whole genome shotgun sequence genome, the region TTGATACAGTTACTTGCTACAGATGGTAGCAGTAGGGCTGCCAGTCCCCAAGGCTGGCTATTATTCAATGAAGAATGACCTTTATCTTCCTGCTGTAAAATCCAGGCACACTCTCTGGCCAAAGCTACAAATCTATCCAGCTGGCTTTGATTGACATTCTTGCTGATATTGAGGGCCTGTTCAAAGGGGTTTTGGATGTAGAGAGGAGAAGGCTCAGGCTTATTTTGCTCCTTTCCCTGCAGATATTTTAAAGATAGGAAAGACAAATATTTCACATGGGTATTATACATACAGCAAATAGAACAGTTCAGCTAAGTTATTACAGCAATATTAAATATTATCACTTGATTGCAAAGGTCCTTTGACCTAATAAGGAATTCCTTTCATAAAAAGGAAAGTAGATGTTCATCAACTTAATTAGCCTGTCAATCTGACCATGTCATTCCCACTCTTTGTGCCCTTTCAATGGCTACGTCTTGTTCACCATAGCACGTTTAAATGTCTCATCTCCTTCAAGGCAATGCACATCTCCACATCTCAGACTTTGTCTCTGATGCAATTCTCCCATTCTCTCTTCTACACCAGCAAGACAAGTTTCAGCCTTCCACTGTTGTCTCCGTTGTGCCCTGTATGCATGGAATGAATACCTTCTCCCATGGTGTCATTCATGCATGGAATGATTTCTATGGCTCCATTTGTTAAgccaacatggctacaaaaaTCCCTCCAAAACACTCCATTCTTTCATAATGCCCATTAAAGagttaataatttttttaaaagcggTAAGTTATTTCCTCCCCTGGatttcccccagtgcctcctgcctttTGCACATCTCTCTCAGATTTGAAGCTTTTCACAGCAGGGTCTGCCTTCTTGTATTTTCTACAATGCTGGGCATGTTGTCGAAACTGAAGTGTATTTTTAAATCGGTATTCCCGAGTGCCTTTTCACTATTATAAAATGCTCTTGTGAGCTGTCTGGGCAACACCAACTGCTGCACACTGTGGTGCAAAGCTCATGGGCTCTCTCACAAACTAAGGAAGGAACCAATGCCATGCCAGAGTCTGTTTCAGGTCCTTGCCTTAGGACACAATTTATTGGTTAACAGAAAACTCATGAGTAACACCAAAACCAAGCAATTCTCCTGCCAACCATGCCCTGCAGTCCTTGAAGGCTTCTCCTTTGGCTCTCTCAGTACTGAAAGGAGAACATACCCTTCCTTTAAATCACTTGCTGGTTCATGGGACAGGAAGGTAGCCCTTAACCCTTACCTGTCTATTTTACCCTATTGCACATAGGTAATAGGTAACATGCAAACAACAAATTCTCTTATTTGAAAGAAAGAGGCAAGGGAGTCCTTATACATGTAACAGAAAGCAACAACATAGATGAGCTGAAGGCCCAATCCACATAGCAACCTTTAAATGTGATCTAGGTAAGCAGTTTGGAGCATGGCCatcttatttatttagatttatgcAAATTCTAAAAAAGGGTTATCTTAATTAGTCACAAGTTAACAATGTTCAGTTGTATCTGCAAAATAACTTCTCTGCCATTTCAACCAACCAATAAGTCCACACATACCATGACATCCAGCAGTGTTTGTGCCAGTGTCTTCTGCGAAAATCTGGGTAGGTATCTCCTAGTGCGTGAGCAGGAAATTGAGTGCCCAAAGGGTACACCCACATAGCAGCACATGAGACAATATACTCTGGGATCTCCTACCTCACAAAGAGCTAGTAAAACAGGGCTGGTTAAGCCAGTTACATAAACATGGTTAGGGAGTCCTGTAAACATTGCAAACAACTGTGCTGAATGAATTACATGAAGAAATGCATGTGCCAGTATAGGTTCCTAAGTAGACACAAAACACTTAACTGTCACTGGTAAAATAAGGAAAGTgataagaaaattatttttttataattatgaAGAAATGTACATTAGACAGTTAGTCATGTATTAATTAGTAGGATAAATGGATAAgggcagcagaatttggccctttatgcAGTATTGCATATTTCTACCTCTCTCATATAGTGAGATCTGTGACAGTTAAAGAGTAATGGGAAGAGATTAAAATGCATTTACCTTTCGAATATTTATAGAGTTCTTGTTGAAAGAAAAATTCCCAAAATATTCAAAGAAGTCACTCAGCAGCACATCTGAAAGGAAAAAGGTAAAATAAGGAAAGTGATATGGTTCTCACAGAAATGGAAAAACCACTGAATGAAGATCCACTTACCCAATGTTTCTGTATTTTCTGTAGGCTTAATTTTGTTTAGATTGCTAGCAAAGGTACAGTCATGACCTTCGACTATATGCTTATCTTCTGCTTCTGAAATGACAAGTTATGAATAATGTGTTTAAATGTGatatactgtttaaaaaaaaaagtcccccaTATTTATTAAGAATTACTCAGACATCCTCTTCAAAAAGAAAGCAGTACCTTAAATCAGTGCAAGTGCGTACAGAAGGTAAATTACTTTTTACAATTAAATTAGTTAAAGATTTAAATGGTTTAAAtttgtggatgggggagggaaagtGCTTAGGAGTAaacaggagatttttaaaagcacaaatgGGTACGTGCATGACTCCTatttgttcctttgaaaatcagcCACTAAGACACTTACACAAGGAGGCCCTACTTATGGCCTGTACCATCACAAATCAGTGGGGTTACAGACACAAGGAAGGGTTGCATGATCGTATCCTTCCTCTCGGATACTTACCACAGTGCATTGGGATTTTTCTTGTAACATTTCAAATTTCCACATTCGAAatttcaaagggaattaaaaaataaagcttgTTGGTAAACTGATTTTGAAAGcttttaaaagttgtttttacTTCAAAACTACTAAAATTCAGCATGCACCTTAGCCTTTATTCTCCACTTCAAAGCCTGGGAGGGAGCACATCTAAAGGTTAGAACAGATGACTGGTGAGTCAGGCCTCTTGGATTCTATTCCGCACTTTTTCACTGGCATACCTTCTTTGATCTCGGGCAAAACTTAATCCAtttacccatctataaaatgagtaAAAGCTACCTCACAGGGACATTGTGAGAATTATTTGCAAGTCGCTGAGCCCTCTTCGGTAAAAGCTATCAGTCAGAAATATCTCTTTTGCTTTTAATATCTTTAAAAGTTTGATATTGATGTCAAAGTTGATGACTACAAAATAACATATCACACCAAATGACAGTGAAAAGATAATATTACATGGTAGTTTATGGTTAATTTATTGAGGAACAGAAGATCAACAAACCAGAAGAAACAACAACCTGGACTTTTAAGAAAATGCTGACTTTTAATTGCCTAATGCACAGAACAATCCCACTCTCTGAGCCAGAAAAATAAAGCTTTTCTATAAGTACTGCAGCTCTCCTACTGGGATTAAATGAATAATTTAGTATCAAATTAATGTTGTCAATGGAATTTAATATTGTGACTggaaaatttattttaaaggcaAAATCAAAGTCTCTGATTCTCCAAAATATTCACCTTGCAACAGTGAATCAGTACCAATGTTCAACGACTTGGATGTTCTCTCAAATATATGGCATTTGCAAGATTATTTTGGACCATCAAAAGTGATTGCGATTCACACTAAATTCAATGAAACcagagtggagagaaaacacatGAGAGCTAGTTCAGTCCTTCTCCAAAATGGAAATGTTCTTACCTGCTAGATCTTTAAGTTGGTCTAGTGTTGGAATGATAGGTGGTGTTCTCTTTTGAAGGAAAAACAAGGCCATCATTGTTAGAGAGAAGTTCGTAATCCAGGGACCGGGAATGGTACTTGTGATGCCATGTACACGGGCCCAGCACCGCACACTGAACACAAGAGCTCTTACACGTGAGTCAAGGCTACCATATATATAAAGGAGTTCTGAACTTCTCATGGCAACTCTGTGAGACACAAGTCCAAGGACCAAATTGTAAATATTAAAGAGAATCACCAACTGTCAAATGTAACCATAACTCATGCTGCTCTAAGACGTAATAATTATAAAGAAAGAGGATCTTTTTTCCAAATTGTTGATTATGATATAAGAGTAGGAGAGAACACCTGAAAATGTCTAAGATGAAGTTCTGGATGGCCCTATAATTAGAGACTTAAGTAAAGTGGAAGAGAAATACTATCAATACGCTTTAGAAGTGGAATTTGCATTGTGTAAAATGTCCATAAAAAAATTAACACAAACTTACAAAAGGAGAAATAAAGCATTCCAGAGTCAGAAAATGCAAAATTAACTTTGAAAGTGCAGACTTAAATGAGACTCTTATGCTTCTGAGTATCTTAATAGACAACATCTGTCATAAATTATCTAATACAAAACCAAATACAATCTGGAATTTCTTAGATAACCTTGGATACAAAGGGTTACAATACAATGCATTCAAAAATCAAGTAAAATCTAAAGACCTTAATCTCAATGAGATCTACTAAGTCTCAGTGAGATCTACAAAACAAGCCACATTTGAAGAAAGTCAATTCAGCCGTTTTCAAATTATGAAGGTTTAAAGTGAAACATCCCCAAGTTTATGACAGCCCAgtgtaaagttttttttaaaagcaaactatTAATACCACAAGTGGCAGGTACGGATACACGAGTTACTCGCTCCCAGCATTGCACGTACTCCTCTAGATTATGCAGCACCACCTCAAAAGGACAAACATAAGCTTCGTAAAGTCTAAGTCAGATTCTGGGAGTAGAAAagttacttttcttttaaaatttagaCTGTGCTGAAGTGCTTTACACTAGCCCCAATGTTCTATGCtattttaaaacaagcaaaagtgaAGACAATTCCTCCTCCATCTGTATATGCACcaaaagaggagggggaagctTTCTACATGCAAAACTACTGAACCACACTTTGCAGTCTTAGCTTGTTCCACAGCCTCATTGAGCatatctacactgcacactaaacccaagcTCTGACTCAGATTTGAGCCCAAGCCCACCTATCATCCACACCCAAATCTGCCTGGCTTTGGTCAGTAAGCACTTAGGACCAAAGTTCTAGGACCCTGCTAGTGGAGTGGGTCAGAGAGTCCCACCATGACTAAGGTCTaagctggggtgggcaaactttttggcccaagggccacatctgggtatggaaattgtatggcgggccatgaatgcttatgaaattgggggtgggggtgcgggagggcttgcgatgaggggctgggggtgcaggaagaTGCTCCGgtctgggaccgaggggttcggaagGCGGGAGGGGattcagggttggggcaggggtttggggcacgTGAAGAAGTCAGGGTGgcaggctccgggtggcgcttatctcaagcagctcccagaaacagtggcatgtccctcctctgaCTCCCCCCTCTGCTCTGTCTGCAGGGGCcaccactgcagctcccattggctgcggttcctggccaataggagctgcaaggGGTGGCACTTGATGTGGGGGCAGCATGCtgaaccccctggctgcccctacacataggagccggaggggggacgtgccactgcttctgggagccatgtggagtggAGCAAgaccccgaccccgctccccagctggagcacctgAGCGGGGCAAGCCTCAGACCCCACTTCCCGGTGGGAGCTCAAGGGACGGATTAAAACGTCTGGAAGGCCGGATGCggcccccgggctgtagtttgcccacctctggtctaagcCCTATCATTCTGCATGGTGACTGCAACTTAAGCTGCAGACCCAAGACAGAAGGTCTGCGTAGCACAGAATGGATGTGTTACAATTACTGGACCTGGCTCTCAGCTATACTGACCCCAAATTTACaatgcactgtggatgctcaagcGCAGGCTTGGAAACAAAGTCCACAAGTCCAGGTCTCAcagacccaggtttacaatgcaatgtggacatacccttagcaTGTCAAAATTTCAATAATTGCACACATTGTACTcagttaactttaaaaaaaaattcacctctGAGCAGAGTACaagattaaaaaaatgcaaaggaATTTTTCTCTAAAGTTTATGCGCAGTTAAAAAAGGAAGGGGGATTACGAtcatgctattaaaaaaaaatcagtcgaCATATACACTTCAGTTAGCATATTCTCCCTTTTTCACATGGGTGTCCACAAGTAGAATGTGTTAAGAATCGGAGGAGCAGGGAAGGGTATGTGTTTAATTCTGACTTAAAAATGATAATGCAGTGAAAGAATTAAGTGGCGTACAAACTACAGTAGTAGGCAATTtttaagatcctgttttcagttgccaaACTAACAGgcagaaattttccatgccaggtgtatGCCTTATGATACATTTTTTTGGAACGTTTCAGCGaaaatggctcagccatttcccAGAACAGGACTAGGGGAAAAAACACGTTTTGCCTATGTTAAAATTCACATTCCACTAAGCATCTCTAGTGCCTTTGTGCTTTGGAGTTGGGacctgaaatttggcagggggttTGCACTATGTCAATGATGTGCTTTTTTTCTGTTCCCATGAAATATCACCCAAATGTGGCCAaagttataaacttttgaaaaatctgttcGCATACTTAGTAGAGATTTGCAAAAATTTGGCAACTAAATTCTCCAAATGTTCCATTGTCACTGGACATATTCCTGTGTTTTATGGGTTTGGGTGTGTACCTTTATACGCATAAAAGAGAACAGCAGCTCATAAGTCAAAAGAAATGTAACTAAAATAAACAAGTGTGCAATGGACAGCAGGGAAATGGTAAAGAAACAGATTTCAGTTGGAAGCTTTCAAGAAGTTATtagctacagtaatacaaataatagtaagcatacttttttttaaaaactgatagaTTTGATTAATTGTAAACGACACTAAGTCTTGCAGTTACCAAGAGAAGACAACCTCATCTGGTTCTACAACAATATTGCCCACACAGTATAGTTAAATTTTGGCCCATAGTCAGTGATTAAATGTAGTTTCTTGCTTTGCtattctcctcttcctctcttgTATAATCACTTTTATCACTAATGTACAAGATATCACAAGTAAATACTGTAGGTGATGCAACAGTCTCAGGAAAAGTCAGAAAAGTAAAGAGGAGAACACCAAAATTAATTACAGGCATAACTCAGGAGCTTGTTGCAGTGTCTTCTACAGCACACCAGGTCTCTCCCAACCCATgatcaataaaaacaaaacatttacatGCCTCACTGGCAATCATGTGGCTATTTGGTACATGTAAtcaaaaaattaaagcaaaaCTAGGAAGAGAAGTGGCAGGCCATAGGGCTATTTTTAAGAAATCTACTCCCCCTATTGGGCATCATCACGAAAGGCATTAAGTACAGAAACATCAAGTCTCGCTTCCTTTCTCTTTAAAACAACTGCCTGTTTGCACTGCTTAGGTGGCAATATATCTTGAATGCTAGGCTAATATAAAATAATTCTTTGTTTGCTTGTGTTCAGTCCAAGAAAAAGACAACTTCAAATTGCCTTTCACTGATCAGACTTCAGGTTAATGCAGGAATATAAATTAACGTTGGTATTATACAATTGCCTAGTCCTAAAAGCaacagagaaccaaaaaagttaTTGAAAAGTTAATGAAAAACCGTAAGTTCTTGATTTCATATCCATTTTATTATATTGTTCTGATTTCATATCCATTTTATTATATTGTTTTGTATCCATCTATTATTGTAAGTTTTATGTCTCTAGTTTTAGAAAAAGTATTTATAATCTGTATTTTTACTGCTAAATTAAATAAGACTAGTCCTCAAAATTAGTCTTCGAAAATGTggtgcttgttttgttttatttttaaaagagttgTCAAATATATTTCGTGCTTTAGGCTCAtgtagaaaaggaaaaaaaacttctcAAATTTATCATTTGTTGATaaacagacacacagagaagTGTATATAAGTAATTTTCATTATAGCTTTCCACATACATATTATTGtcctatttaaatttttttaaatgctattgCCATTTCATTACCTATTGTTAGTTGTCAGGTCACACTGGAACCCCGCTGGTTGATGGGAAAATCTCACCAATGGACAGCGAGCATTGAGTATCTTTTGCACACCCACACAGCCAGGGCCAAAGTTGTCAATGCAATCACCAATCACAGAGAGGATTCTCTGCGATGCTATTCTTTGAGAAGGTACTCTCTTCATCTGATATTCCATATAAAAGGGACCTGTTTTCTAATACAAAAAAAGATGAAGGTAAATTACCAGTTCTGAAAATGACATAA harbors:
- the LOC120397004 gene encoding poly(A) RNA polymerase, mitochondrial isoform X2 — protein: MFIHEFQDSKVGTRKKTFPEVQAERLEQAQRTVLINCPAKISEKKFLKYLSHHGKINSHYFYESYGTYAVVEFSEKDSIASLQDVIRTPGIEEECAVPFKSRLFTLTLKNPSTQAADQAPVHCHKQSTILVNDLVQKLCSADSVSNQLYTLLDEYQLTEENIKLRFLACSLIQEIACAYFPECTVKPFGSSVNTFGKLGCDLDMFLDLDEIGRSPIRAKTGPFYMEYQMKRVPSQRIASQRILSVIGDCIDNFGPGCVGVQKILNARCPLVRFSHQPAGFQCDLTTNNRVAMRSSELLYIYGSLDSRVRALVFSVRCWARVHGITSTIPGPWITNFSLTMMALFFLQKRTPPIIPTLDQLKDLAEAEDKHIVEGHDCTFASNLNKIKPTENTETLDVLLSDFFEYFGNFSFNKNSINIRKGKEQNKPEPSPLYIQNPFEQALNISKNVNQSQLDRFVALARECAWILQQEDKGHSSLNNSQPWGLAALLLPSVASNCIKGKKRRKGPAASERIKSLLDSLKMNNANSLVNNGGKRTFSNQTR